The sequence ATCGTAAGGAAGTCAGCAGCTGCGCTACCTGTCATACTGTGGGTAGTGCCGATGCTGTGGATACGCTGCACAAATCCTGCACCACCTGCCATGGCTACGCCGGTACCAAGCTCAACCCGATGGTGGTCGCCAACGCGATTACCTCAGGGAAGGGAATTCTCGGCACGGATGTGAACTGCCAGACCTGCCATACCTCCAGCCACAATACTGTCACTGACCACAACCATCGCAAAGTGACCAGCAGCTGCGCCTCCTGCCATGCCGTGGGAACTGACGCGGCAATCGATACCCTACATAAAAATGATTGTGGCACCTGTCACGGATACACCGGTACCAAGCTCAATGCCACTATCGTTGCCAATGCCATCAATACCGGCAAGGGCGCAAGCGGCACCGATGTCAACTGCCAGACATGTCACACGACCAGCCACAATACCGATGCCGACCATAACCATCGCAAAGTTGTTGCCGCCTGCGGCACCTGCCATTCGGTGGCAACACATACCGCAGTTGACACCCTGCATAAAAACGATTGCGGCACCTGCCACGGCTACACCGGCACTAAGCTCAATGCCACTATCGTTGCCAATGCCATCAATACCGGCAAGGGCGTGAGCGGCACCGATGTCAACTGTCAGACCTGTCATACCACCGGTCATAATACCGTCACCGACCATAATCATCGCAAAGTGACCAGCAGCTGCACTGTCTGTCATCCTGTTGCAACAGACGCCGAAATCGATACCGTCCACAAACAGAATTGTGGAACCTGTCACGGCTACACCGGCACCAAGCTCAATGCAACCGTGGTTGCCAATGCCATCAATACCGGCAAGGGCGCAAACGGCACCGATGTCAACTGCACAACCTGTCACACAGCGGGACATGTTGCCTTTACCAGCAAACTGGCCATCCACAATCTTGTCCCTGCCGGGTGTCGGAGTTGCCATACACCGACCAACGAAGATCCTGCCCACAACAATCTTAAGGGAGCGACATCCTGCACAGGATGCCACACGGCAAGTACCTTTAATAACATCTGGGCGGCTCACAAGAACGACTGCCTCAAATGTCACTTGAGCAGCAGGACCGAGGTTATCGCCGCCATTACCGCAGGCCTCACCGATCCGGGCACCATGGCGGATTGCGTCACCTGTCACGGACCTGCTCTGCATGACAGCGACCTTGCCCACAACCATCGCAAGGTGGTCAACGCCTGCGCGACATGCCATGCAGTTGCAACCACCACCGCTGTTGACACGCTCCACAAAGCCTGTACTACCTGTCATGGCTATACCGGCACCAAGCTCAATCCGACCACAGTTGCCAATGCCATTAACACCGGCAAGGGCGCTAACGGTACCGACATCAACTGCCAGACCTGCCACACGGCAGGCCACAATTCCGTAATTGACCATAATCATCGTCTGGTGGCAGCTTCCTGCGCCTCCTGCCATTCAGTGGCGACCCAAGCCGCCATCGACACCCTGCACAAAAATGATTGCGGAACTTGTCACGGCTATACCGGCGCCAAGCTCAATCCGACCACAGTTGCCAATGCCATTAACACCGGCAAGGGCACTAACGGTACCGACATCAGCTGCCAGACCTGCCACACAGCAGGTCATAACACCGATACCGACCATAACCATCGTAAGATTACGGCTAGCTGCAGCCCCTGCCACTCTGCCGGATCAGCAACCCAGGTTGATACCCTGCACAAAACCTGCACCAGCTGCCATAGCAGCACTAAAACGGCGGTCGTCAATGCCATCTCCACAGGAAAAGGAGCAAATGGCGCTGATGTATCCTGTACCACGTGTCACAGCAGTGGGACCGACAGCGCCTTGACCCATGGCACCACCAACACCACAGTGGCTACAATGCATGATAAATTCAACATGTCTGCCACTTGTTCCGGTTGCCATGTCTCCGGCACAGCCGTGCAACGGCTGGCACTGCATCCTGCCTGCACCACCTGCCATGGATATACCGGCACTAAGCTCAATGCCACCACGGTTGCCAATGCCATCACCACCGGCAAGGGCGCAAATGGCGCCGATGTCAACTGTCAGACCTGTCATACGAGTGGTCACAATACCGATACCGACCATAACCACCGTAAATCCGTGACCAGCTGCGCTACCTGTCATGCAATCGGAACAGCTACCGCCGTCGACACCCTGCACAAGGCCTGCACCACCTGCCATGGCTATACCGGCACCAAGCTCAATCCGACCACGGTCGCCAATGCCATCACCACCGGCAAGGGTGCAAATGGCGCCGATGTCAACTGTCAGACCTGTCATACTCCTGGCCACGTTAGCGCTACCGACCATAACCACCGCAAACCAGTGACCGGTTGCGCCAACTGCCACGACACAGAAACTGCGACCGCGGTCGATACCCTGCACAAGGCCTGCACCACTTGCCATGGCTACACCGGAACCAAGCTCAATCCGGCCACGGTCGCCAATGCCATCACTACCGGCAAGGGCGCAAATGGCACTGATGTCAACTGCAAGACCTGTCATACTGCCAATGCCGCCTCTTTCCATCACACCAACGCCAAGGCCGTAGCTGGCAAGTGTACTTGGTGCCACGCGGACCCGCGCAGCAGCTGGACCACCATGCGCCCTGGCGATAATGGCAGTACAGCTCCGTTCCCAACCCAGATGGCCTGCCGAACCTGTCATGTGCGGGTTTCCGGTTCCACCATCTACATTGACAAAATTTCCTACAACATGGGCAGCACATATCCGTACAGCACCGCACCTACGCGGACTGTGCAGCACACCCTCACCGGCATCACCGCAGGCAGCATCAACAATTTCGGTATCTGTATGTCATGCCACGATGGCACCAAGGCGGTTGGCGTAGGCCTGTTCCACGCCAAGCCCACTACTCCAGCTTCGAGAAACCGCCAGGACAACATGAAATATGCCCCAGGAGTCGGCACCTTTAACCTGTTCTGGAATTCTTGGCACGGCAGAGAAGACGCCTCCTTTGGCAGAGAAGAATATGAAAATTCTCAAAATAAATGGAGGAACCCTACGGTTAGTTTTAAATATATCGCCGCGCCATGCGCCAGTTTCAACAATTGCTCAGGCGCCACGACAAAGCTAGTGCCCGTGCTGCCGGCAGTTGCCAACGCCACAGACGTAAACCCAATTTCAAACCTGGCGCCCATAGCCAACAACGACACCTATCCCATAAGCTCTGGCACCAGCAATAACATGCTCGACGTGCTTATCAACGACACCGACCCTAACAACGACACCCTGATAATAAGCGTTGTAGGTAGCACATCGAACGGCGGCACCGTGACCAACAACACCACGAGCCTGTCCTACACTCCGGCCCCCGGTTTTATTGGCACGGAAACCTTCACCTACACGGCAAAGGATCCCGGAGAACTCTCCTCCACCACTACAGTAACAGTGACCGTGGAGAAGAGTTCTGTCCAGAGACTGAATCCGTATGATTCCCTCTCCTCTGGCACCTCGGCAACCCTTATCGCAAAATCAGGCCCCAACAGGTTATTGCTGGTAGCGGTACACTACGAATACAACTCCAACAAAATCCCGAGCAGTGTTACCGTTACCTATGGGGGCAAAAACCTCACCCAGATCAGCAAGAGCGCCAACCAGCGCAATGACATTTGGCTTGGATACTTGAAGGAATCTGATATCGCCGCTAGAGTCGGCAACATCATCGCTGTTTCCTTTCCCTACAACAGCTCACCGACCAACTATTCAATTAGCGCCGCCACCTATTCCGGGGTAAACCAGACAGCTCCGATCCTGAGCTCGGTGGTCAACCAAGTTGCCAATGGCGGCAGTTCCTCCACCCCAAGCTTCAGCGGTCTTTCGGTGGCAAAAGGAGGCTATGTGCACTATGCCATTACTGCCAATTCCGGGGTGAGTTTCACTACTCCAACGGGCTATTCGTCACACTTCGACATCAACGACCCCGGCAATAATTACAAATATACCGGCGCCAATAAGGAGATCACCACAACCGGATCTGAAAGTGCGACTATCCCTCTGAGCGCTTCGGCACGATGGGGTCTGGTGGCTGCCGCCATCAACCCGTCGCCCTAAGAGCAAAAGGTCGGTTTCCACCTTTACAGGAAATCTCCTTAGTGCCATATCAACGAGAGATGGGGGATATTAAATCCCTCATCTCTCGTTGATATTTACCATTACAGCATAAACCGACAAACTGATGCCCCACTAAGTCTATCACCTCTTAACTTCACTTGAGTCTGAGCTGAAAGGAATTTGCTATCACCCTATGTTAAAAAAATCGCAATCATTGTTAGCCCTATTATTAACCGTGATATTGGCAGTTGCCTTAGCCCGCTGGTGGGGCGATCCGGGAAAAGAGGCCATCCATACGACTCAGAACTCTGCAGAAAAGATTATTCACCAGCAGCCCCCCCCTACCCCTGAACAAATAGCCAATGAGAGTACCAAAACCACTGAAACTGGCACGATTAACATCGGCGCTCATGATCAGATTAACAAAGATACTCCTCGAGAACACATGGAGATCGATGGTCTAATTAAATCTACTGCCGCAGAAAATGGAGCATCCGACATTGAAGCTAAAAATGAATTTGAAAAAACGCCTTTAATGGTTGCCGCAGGCGAAGGTAACGCGGAACTTGTAAAGGAGTTACTGGATAAAGGGGCTGATGTTAATGCAAAGACAGATACCTTAGGCCGCACGGCCATGATAATAGCTGCCCGGTACGGCCAATCAGAAGTTGTAGATATCTTGCTGCGAGCAGGTGCGGACGTCAATGTCCAGACAACTATGGGCTGTACAGCTTTACTGCATGCGTCAGCACATGGACATTCGGAAGTTGTTGGAACCTTACTGAGCAACAACGCAGAGACCGATGCACAAACAACTAAAGGCTACACACCGCTCATGGAGGCTACCAAGGAAGGACATAGCGAGATTGTAAAAATGCTGCTTAAGCACGGCGCTAATGTCAATATTACTGACATATCAGGCAAGACCGCGGATGATTATGCCACGAAAGAAGAGACACATGCTTTGATACATGAATTGCTAAAATAGCAATAACTCTTGATGGCGTCGAAAAAAGTCCGATCTACTGCGTTGCGTGGCGGTTTTTCTCGTTCGGCATACCATATATATGGCCTCACTCACAAAACACACCCCGCGCCTCGGAGTCTCTCTTCGATCGCTTACCTGTATATCGCACCTTTTGCTTAGCCATCCCCGGACTTTTTTCGAGATTGTCAACTCTTGATTCAGCTTAAAATGATGAAATGTGGGTATCGATGCCAGGAAGAAAGCTATCGAAGATGTTCCTCGCTCATCGATGTAAGATAAACAAAAGGCATAAACCTTAGAGTTCTCTCTGCCAAAAGAGACAAAAAAAAAGGCAGTGTCGACACAATGCCGACACCGCCTTTCCAAGGAGGAGAGTAAAAGAGACAGAAAGGAGGATTCTGTGCAATTTGTTTTCTTATAAAAGCAACCACTGTGCCAAAGACCAATTATTTCGACATTTCACTGTAATATCAATACTAAAAAGAGAATGACTCCCTTAAATCTCTCTGCACAAGAGAGGGGGATACCCCCCACTAATGGGTATTTTTACCAGAAACAGCTAATTTCCCCCCAGTACCTGGCATTGCAGAGAGAGCGTTCGCCTCGCAATGAATCATCGTATCTTTACCCACAGCACGACCTCTGAAATAATAAAGGCGGGGTCTTCCGCAGAAGACCCCGCCTTTATTATTTCGTAACTATGGTACGTTGAGGGATGATTACATCATGCCGCCCATTCCACCCATTCCACCCATGCCGCCCATACCGCCTGGAGGCATGCCGCCCATACCCTTATCATCGGATGGCTTCTCAGCAATCGCGCACTCGGTGGTCAACATCATACCTGCAATACTGGCAGCATTCTGCAGAGCTGTCCGCGTAACCTTGGTCGGATCGATGACACCAGCCTCAAGCAGATTCTCATAAACCTCAGTATAGGCGTTAAAGCCCATGCCGCCTTCCATATTCTTAACCTTTTCCACTACCACTGAACCCTCGCAGCCTGAGTTGCAAGCAATCTGACGTATGGGCTCTTCCAAAGCGCGAAGAATGATCTTCTTGCCAAAAGACTGGTCATGAGACATCTCCAACGCTTCGAGGGCCTTGAGGCAACGCAAGTACGCCACGCCGCCGCCAGGAACGATACCCTCTTCCACCGCTGCACGAGTCGCATTCAATGCATCCTCAACGCGAGCCTTCTTCACCTTCATCTCTACTTCAGTAGCAGCACCGACATTGATCACCGCTACGCCGCCGATCAACTTGGCCAAACGCTCTTGCAGCTTCTCACGATCATAATCAGAGGTAGAAGCATCAACCTGGCTCCGGATCTGCTTGACCCGGGCAGCAAGACTTGCCTTATCACCAGCACCATCAACGATGGTAGTATTATCCTTATCGATCACGATTCTCTTGGCCTTGCCCAGATCATTCAAGGTAACATTTTCAAGCTTAATGCCTAAATCCTCGGTGATTACCTGTCCACCGGTCAGAGTGGCGATATCTTCAAGCATCGCTTTTCTGCGATCACCAAAACCAGGAGCCTTGACAGCAGCGATGTTCAAAGTGCCACGAAGTTTATTGACTACCAAGGTAGCAAGTGCTTCACCGTCAACATCTTCAGCAATGATACAAAGGGGCTTACCTAACTTGGCAACCTGCTCCAGAATCGGCAGAAGGTCCTTCATGTTGCTGATCTTCTTCTCATTGATCAGGATCAGAGGCTCATCCAAATTGACCGCCATCTTCTCGGGATCAGTAACAAAATAGGGAGAGAGATAGCCACGATCAAACTGCATGCCTTCCACCACGTCAAGGGTGGTCTCCATGCTCTTAGCCTCTTCGACAGTAATTACGCCTTCCTTGCCAACCTTATCCATGGCCTCGGCAATGATCTTACCGATGGTCTCGTCGTTATTAGCGGAAATCGTACCAACCTGAGCGATCTCTTTCTGCTCTTTGGTCGGATTGGAAATTTTTGCCAATTCGTCGACCACGCACGCGACACTCTTATCGATACCGCGCTTGATCTCCATCGGATTGTTACCAGCGGCAACAAGCTTAGCACCTTCACGGAAGATGGCCTGGGCCAAAAGAGTAGCAGTAGTGGTACCGTCACCGGCCACATCACTAGTCTTAGAGGCAACCTCACGGACCATCTGCGCGCCCATATTCTCAAACTTATCAGCAAGCTCAATCTCTTTGGCAACGCTGACGCCGTCTTTGGTCATGGTCGGCGCGCCATAGGATTTTTCCAACAAGACATTGCGGCCTTTCGGCCCAAGAGTAACCTTAACTGCATCGGCCAAGGCATTAACGCCGGCCAGCAGAGATTCACGTGCCTTTACACTGTACTTAATTTCTTTTGCTCCCATCTTGCGATCTCCTTACAGATTCATTGATATATATATTTTTTAATAATTGAAAAACGCTGTCGAATATTACTCTACAATACCCAAGATGTCGTCTTCACGCATAATGAGGAAATCTTCTCCGTCAAGCTTGACTTCTGTGCCGCCATACTTGCTGAACAGAACACGGTCTCCGGCCTTAACTTCAAGAGCGACCCGCTGACCGGCGTCATTCATTTTGCCATTGCCAACAGCAACGATCTTGCCCTCGGCCGGTTTCTCCTTGGCGCTATCGGGGATGAACAGACCACCTGCGGTTTTACTTTCCTGCTCCAGTCTTTTTACCAGAATACGGTCATTCAACGGACGAATCTTCATACACTACCTCCAGTTTGTTTCTTAAATTAAAATATATTATGTGGTTACCAAGACAAGTCCAGCGGTCAACAGAGCCGCGCGCACCCTCGCTGAAGCTGGATCGCACCCCTCGTGTCCTTAGGATTGCGTAATTATATGGACGAATTTTTCAAAATCAAGGGCAGGTCAATTTTTTTCCTACGATCACAAAGAGACCAGCAGCAGAAAACAGACCTCCGTCCTTCCCGCTTTAGTCACGACGTTGTTGACGATTTTTTATCACTCGGCAAGAAAGAGGAGGCACGAATAAGCTGTGCTCTGGAGATCAAACAAGTCAAGAAGCTTGTTGATTAGTGAGATGGAGGCGACAAGGCAACTGTCGTGGTCTTAATCCGTCATCAGCACAAAAATGGTTGCCCTACCTACAATAAATCTGAATTCGAAACTGCTCAGGTTATCGGATTCACGGTTGACAGATTACTGTGTGGAATACTACCAATGGCTAATCACAGACGGAATCATGACTAACCATGATTCCTTTAACCGTAAACCGGTAACTGATTACCGTTAACCGGAAATACTACCTAAGCAAGGGGGACAACCCAACCATGAGAATCCGGACAGTGACCGTATTGGATTCCTTGCAGGGAATCGAACATTTTTTGGGACAACTCACCAGTTTGTCCTTGATTCAAAGAAATTGTCTGTCCTCGATAATAAAGAGACCCCACTGGGGAAATCACAGCAGCAGTCCCTGTGCCAAACACCTCCTCCAATTCCCCTGCGTCATTGGCAGCAACCACCTCATCAATAGAAATCTGCCGCTCAAGGACATTGAGCCCCCAATCCTTGGCAAGCTGAAGAACTGAATCCCTGGTAATTCCAGGCAATATGCTTCCGGAAAGTGGAGGAGTAATCAACTGGCCGTTAATTTTAAAGAAAATATTCATTGTGCCAACTTCTTCAACATAGCGACGCTCAACGGCATCAAGCCAGAGGACCTGAGTATAGCCCAGTGCCTGAGCTTCCATGGCCGCCTTAATGCTAGCCGCATAATTCCCCGCTGTCTTAACGGCTCCGACTCCCCCACGAACCGCTCGAACATAGGTATCAGAAACATAAATCTTTACAGGATTGAACCCTTCTGGATAATAGGCGCCCACCGGACTCAAGATAATGAAAAAGAGATACTCCCTTGATGGCCGAACTCCTAACGCGGCCTCGGTGGCGATCATCGTTGGCCTAACATAAAGAGTCGAACCCGGTAACCGTGGCACCCAGTCCTGATCCAAACGAATAAGCTCCTTCATGGCGGCAAGCACCTGGTCCGTATCAATTTCAGGCATACACATCCGGGAGGCCGAGACATTCATCCTCCGCAAATTATCCTGTGGTCGAAATAAGAAAATCCGATCCTTCCTGCCTCGATAGGCCTTCATTCCCTCGAAAATAGATTGACCGTAATGAAGCCCCATGGCTGACGGAGACAAGGTAAAATCCTCATATTTCCTGATCTCCATATCGTACCAACCCACGCCCTCACGATAGCGCATCGTGAACATGTGATCAGTAAAATATCTTCCAAAGCCCAATGACGTTTCATTTGGCTTAATCTTCAACTCCTCAGAGTGCGCCGGGGTAATTTTTACATTCATTATATAATATCCTTCGTCTGCTTAGATCCTCAACGCCAAACGACGCGGCAGACCTACAAAGCCCAAGCCGGCAAAAAACCGGCTACTCATCCTTTTTACTCCACCACGTCCATTACCATACTTATGCTCTCATCCCAACAAAATTTCCAATACTAATAAAAATGATAACTACTCAGCCCCCAAGGAGCATCAATTACCCAGCGATTCACAACCAACAATCTGAGTAGGCGCCATTTTTTATTAGAATTGAGGTGTTATTCAGAGCTTACACAATAAATCATTGGGTGATATCTCTGCTCCGTGAGTGATATCACCCAATGATTCTTCTCGGTCATCGCTGCTCCCCTCTTCCACCCCCGCCCTGAATAAAAAATGTCCCGGCCGAGACACTGATGATTGGTCATGACCAATTAATGGTAGATTATAATCAGCCTATCATTATCCTTTTGGCCCATCCATTGCAACAAGAACCATAGTACTTCTGATCCTCCTCCCAACTCCACGCCAGTTTGCCAGAAAACGGGATCGAAACTCAATCCAATACCTCAAATGATCTTGGATTGCCAGCCGACCTCCCAGAAAAAAAAATACAAAACGAAAAAACCCCCAATTTGAAAATTGAATCTGCTAGACTCAATAATTATTAGCATCGGCATTCCCCGATAAACATACTAGAGAGCTGCCATGAAAAAACTCATCCTTTGCCTGGCCTTTGTCCTGCTAGCAAGTATCGCTTCGGCGGCGGTAATTGATGCCCCGCACAACGACTCGAATAATATGGGCTGCTCCGGATGCCATAATTATTCGCTATGGTGGCAATTCTCCCCGGCGCAAAACGATCCTATCCTGAGGGCTCAACAAGTCAACACCATCTGCCTCAATTGCCATGGATCAAGTGGCCCGGAGATTCTTGGGGTAGCCCACTCAAGCCTGGCTATGGGTAGCCTGCACAGGGAAGATCTTGGCGACTGGTCTCGATCCTGTACCGATTGCCACGACCCCCATTTTCAAGCCCAACTCGATTGGCAGGGCACTGTCCCTGACTCTGAAATTTATCTTATCTCAGGCACCTTAACTCCATCATCCATCTCGGTCTCAGGCGATGGCACCCGTGTCTCTCCCTTCTCCACCACCTTCAATTTTTCCGATCTTACCGCTAAAACTTACTGGGACAATGCCACCACGCCATGGGCCAAGAAAAACGGCACCAACGGTCGCGGCTTAATCCTGGCCATGCCCGCAAGCAACCCATCATCCACCTTCGAGATCACTGCTGTCGACGATGGCCAAAGCGCCATTACAGTCAATGGTAAAATTCCAAACGACTTCAACACCGGCGTTACTTTTGGGGTAATTTACGGTCAATTGATCCGTAGCGACGTTGAGGGTCCTACAGGCCGTCATACCGTTAAGTTCTTCAACCCCAATGGCGGCTTTATCGGTCCCACTGAAAATGATGGACTCTGCCAAGTTTGCCACACCCAGACCGATCACTTTCTCCATGACGATCTTAACGCTATCACCGATCACCAGAATAAAATGGACGACAAAGGCGCCGCCGGCGCTGCCAGTCGCTGCACCTATTGCCACAAGCACGGTCGGGGGTTTGCCCCAGGCAGCGACTCCGGCAAACACCCAGACCATCTAGCTATGGGTCTTGCCTGCACTGTCTGCCACCTTCCAGGCGGCGGCGTCATGGATCCACTTACCGCCATTGGTTGTAACACTTGCCATCACGATGGCCGCGGCGGCCCTCCAAACGACCCCACCTACCGCCAGCATTGGAACGACCTGGACCCCAATTATTCACTGAATTGCAACTCCTGTCATAAAGGTCGCCAGGTCCTTGCAGATGCCACCGACACTGCCCAATATACTCACCAAGGTACCGACACCAGCTGTGACACCTGCCATGATGGTCGCATAACCATCATGGATGCCATCAACACCATTAACTATTCACACCAAGCGGAAGACACCAACTGCAGACTCTGTCATGACGGCTCTGGGCCAGGATCACAGAGCAATTTTCATGAGAAGGCGGTAGGAATTCAGACCAACGGCCACTCTCGCCTGGCCAGCTCCAAATGGATTCGCAAATACCCCTGCTATTACCGCCACACCGATACTGTTGATGCGGCTGGCACATTAAAAGTTCCCCACCTCAATCACACCATTGATGTTAAGATGGATTCACAGTGGGCCATCGTCGGCATGCCCCAGCCACAATACCTTTCCGAAACCACAGTCTGCCGCAACGTCTATTGTCACAGCGATGGCACAACCTTAAACCCGGAAATGCGTGATTATGCCTGGACCGGTGGGACCCAGGAGTGCAACGCCTGCCATGGACACAGCCCGGCACAGAGCTGTAGCACGTCAGGCTGCCACTCTGATGGCAGAGATGGCAGCTATTGGCAGCAGTTCCCTGAGAAAAAGTGGCTCTCCGCCATGCCCATGTATGCCAATAGCGGCCCCCTGACCGACAAGGCAAACTCTCATTATCGCCATATGTTCACCGGCTTTTCCTGCGATGACTGCCACGCCGGAACCATCAGTGCAGGCGGGTGTCTCACATGCCATGGCACGACGATCCCTCCCGGCGGCATGACCGAAGATCAGCACATCAACCCAGCCAGACATGTCAATCGGATAAAAAACGTCATCTTTAAAAATGGTGGCATCTACGACACCGCCACCAAGACCTGTAGCAACACCGCCTGTCATACCGGAGCCAACCCCCAATGGGGTGGTTCGGTCCATGATGCGGTAGTATGTCGAGACTGCCATGGCACAACTAGCGCCGACCAGGATGACTTCGGCAAATTCAACGGCTCACAGGCCAAGATCAACCTCAGTCAATGGGCCACCAGCGGCCATGGACGT is a genomic window of Desulfobulbaceae bacterium containing:
- a CDS encoding ankyrin repeat domain-containing protein, which encodes MLKKSQSLLALLLTVILAVALARWWGDPGKEAIHTTQNSAEKIIHQQPPPTPEQIANESTKTTETGTINIGAHDQINKDTPREHMEIDGLIKSTAAENGASDIEAKNEFEKTPLMVAAGEGNAELVKELLDKGADVNAKTDTLGRTAMIIAARYGQSEVVDILLRAGADVNVQTTMGCTALLHASAHGHSEVVGTLLSNNAETDAQTTKGYTPLMEATKEGHSEIVKMLLKHGANVNITDISGKTADDYATKEETHALIHELLK
- the groL gene encoding chaperonin GroEL, translating into MGAKEIKYSVKARESLLAGVNALADAVKVTLGPKGRNVLLEKSYGAPTMTKDGVSVAKEIELADKFENMGAQMVREVASKTSDVAGDGTTTATLLAQAIFREGAKLVAAGNNPMEIKRGIDKSVACVVDELAKISNPTKEQKEIAQVGTISANNDETIGKIIAEAMDKVGKEGVITVEEAKSMETTLDVVEGMQFDRGYLSPYFVTDPEKMAVNLDEPLILINEKKISNMKDLLPILEQVAKLGKPLCIIAEDVDGEALATLVVNKLRGTLNIAAVKAPGFGDRRKAMLEDIATLTGGQVITEDLGIKLENVTLNDLGKAKRIVIDKDNTTIVDGAGDKASLAARVKQIRSQVDASTSDYDREKLQERLAKLIGGVAVINVGAATEVEMKVKKARVEDALNATRAAVEEGIVPGGGVAYLRCLKALEALEMSHDQSFGKKIILRALEEPIRQIACNSGCEGSVVVEKVKNMEGGMGFNAYTEVYENLLEAGVIDPTKVTRTALQNAASIAGMMLTTECAIAEKPSDDKGMGGMPPGGMGGMGGMGGMGGMM
- a CDS encoding co-chaperone GroES → MKIRPLNDRILVKRLEQESKTAGGLFIPDSAKEKPAEGKIVAVGNGKMNDAGQRVALEVKAGDRVLFSKYGGTEVKLDGEDFLIMREDDILGIVE
- a CDS encoding branched-chain amino acid aminotransferase → MNVKITPAHSEELKIKPNETSLGFGRYFTDHMFTMRYREGVGWYDMEIRKYEDFTLSPSAMGLHYGQSIFEGMKAYRGRKDRIFLFRPQDNLRRMNVSASRMCMPEIDTDQVLAAMKELIRLDQDWVPRLPGSTLYVRPTMIATEAALGVRPSREYLFFIILSPVGAYYPEGFNPVKIYVSDTYVRAVRGGVGAVKTAGNYAASIKAAMEAQALGYTQVLWLDAVERRYVEEVGTMNIFFKINGQLITPPLSGSILPGITRDSVLQLAKDWGLNVLERQISIDEVVAANDAGELEEVFGTGTAAVISPVGSLYYRGQTISLNQGQTGELSQKMFDSLQGIQYGHCPDSHGWVVPLA